In Chryseobacterium lactis, a single genomic region encodes these proteins:
- a CDS encoding M43 family zinc metalloprotease: MKKFKLLLLVSLFPIIGFAQENRPHECKADEMMKKHFELHPESKAEYENFEKFTKDFVKKMESNKTPLNNKVNAPTYIIPVVFHVYGEAQSNVKVNYQKVVDLLQQINLNFNGTNTDSNTIDPYFQPIRSTLSIEFRLAKIDPTGKATSGVVFHPFKSGYGNGGGYDAQIGADAWDNTKYMNVYIQNDLYANKDLYQSGVAWYPDSYMSSVNTARVVYNGRYIYDAAGTVASNEFSDTFTHEFGHWLNLQHTFNVLCSTANPGNDGDGVADTPVENNSSGLGCTAGNNCLGQKVNVENYMGYNGSAGCYKMFTNGQVNRMLAALNHPSRMNLWQPANLVATGVANTPPRLTLSNSTFTENLNNNGAVSLDGTVASVPTSTITLNGATFAVSNGTTLIAGTHFTSSLPAGQTATIAVTSPTTATLTINGAATSHPKSQILNSSITFLNPAITGGATSLGSTTALALTFSYKDPYKIVTGTPLESYANPTPTTVTTNSGATWKYFIINPELSDDAGYGAWYYGANQLKLETYWKGLVCGAGTRNISLIPSCTTISNANIIGYPTGTPGQLDVYTPTYTTWSGKTAYVGFRNQFEGYNINGYFKLNVGANGSGYSVTEFAYNTQPNGSITTPCALPLSSLSTSDVDTTNSETSIYPNPVSDILNIKTEGKIKSISVYDMSGRKMNAKVMGDRVDVKHFLSGTYLIDIETSLGKSSQKFIKK; the protein is encoded by the coding sequence ATGAAAATTTTGAAAAATTCACCAAAGATTTTGTAAAAAAAATGGAATCAAACAAAACTCCATTGAATAACAAGGTCAACGCCCCCACCTATATTATCCCTGTGGTTTTCCATGTGTATGGAGAAGCTCAGAGTAATGTAAAAGTAAATTACCAAAAAGTAGTTGACTTGCTGCAACAAATCAACTTAAATTTCAATGGAACTAATACCGATTCAAACACTATAGATCCTTACTTCCAGCCGATTAGGAGTACATTAAGTATTGAATTCCGATTAGCTAAAATTGACCCAACCGGAAAAGCAACAAGCGGAGTGGTATTTCACCCTTTCAAAAGTGGATATGGCAACGGAGGCGGATATGATGCACAAATTGGCGCAGATGCATGGGATAATACAAAGTATATGAATGTGTATATACAAAATGATCTATATGCCAATAAAGATTTATATCAATCAGGAGTTGCCTGGTATCCGGATTCATACATGTCTTCAGTAAATACAGCCAGAGTAGTTTATAATGGCCGTTATATATATGATGCTGCAGGAACTGTTGCTTCAAACGAGTTTTCTGATACATTCACTCACGAATTTGGGCATTGGTTAAATCTTCAACACACGTTCAATGTTCTTTGTTCAACCGCAAATCCTGGTAATGATGGTGACGGAGTTGCTGACACCCCTGTAGAAAATAATTCTTCCGGATTAGGATGTACAGCTGGAAACAATTGTCTTGGACAAAAAGTGAACGTTGAAAACTATATGGGATACAACGGTTCCGCTGGTTGTTATAAAATGTTTACCAATGGACAAGTTAACAGAATGCTAGCAGCATTAAACCATCCTTCGAGAATGAATTTATGGCAGCCCGCAAACTTAGTTGCAACCGGTGTTGCCAATACTCCGCCCAGATTAACTCTTAGCAACAGTACCTTTACAGAGAACTTAAACAATAATGGAGCCGTGTCATTAGATGGAACTGTAGCATCTGTTCCTACATCAACCATTACCCTAAACGGAGCAACATTTGCCGTATCGAATGGAACAACTCTTATTGCAGGAACACATTTCACTTCTTCATTACCAGCAGGACAAACAGCAACTATAGCAGTTACAAGCCCTACTACTGCTACACTTACCATAAATGGTGCGGCAACCAGTCATCCTAAAAGTCAGATCCTGAATTCATCAATTACGTTCCTAAATCCAGCTATAACAGGAGGTGCAACGTCATTAGGATCCACAACAGCTTTAGCATTAACTTTTTCTTACAAAGATCCCTATAAAATAGTTACAGGAACTCCTTTGGAAAGTTATGCCAATCCAACACCAACAACCGTAACAACTAACTCCGGGGCAACTTGGAAATATTTTATCATTAATCCGGAGCTTAGTGATGATGCAGGGTATGGTGCTTGGTACTATGGAGCAAATCAATTAAAATTGGAAACCTATTGGAAAGGATTAGTATGTGGGGCAGGGACAAGAAATATTAGTTTAATTCCGTCTTGCACCACTATAAGTAATGCAAATATTATAGGTTATCCAACGGGTACTCCCGGACAACTTGACGTGTATACCCCTACTTACACTACCTGGTCTGGTAAAACAGCTTATGTTGGTTTTAGAAACCAATTCGAAGGCTACAATATTAACGGCTATTTCAAACTGAATGTTGGGGCCAATGGTTCAGGTTATTCTGTAACTGAGTTTGCATATAATACACAACCAAATGGCAGTATTACAACACCTTGTGCATTACCATTATCATCATTATCCACTTCAGACGTTGATACAACAAACTCAGAAACATCCATCTATCCGAATCCAGTTTCTGATATATTGAATATTAAAACAGAAGGGAAAATTAAATCAATTTCTGTTTACGACATGTCTGGAAGAAAAATGAATGCCAAAGTTATGGGTGATAGGGTTGATGTTAAACACTTCCTAAGCGGAACTTATTTAATTGATATTGAAACTTCTTTAGGGAAATCTTCCCAAAAATTCATTAAAAAATAG